The Gavia stellata isolate bGavSte3 chromosome 1, bGavSte3.hap2, whole genome shotgun sequence DNA segment ttttagAGTTTGATCCTCCATGTGAGTCAGCAGATTCTTAGAAGTATGATATAACCAAAAGCCTGTGTTTTTCCTAACAATACTGTTTAAACAGATGCATCTGCAGCAATGGTCAGATTCTATAATGACTACTGGAGTATACCTGTCCTAGACTTTCAAAGATTTTTGTGGTGCGAcctgatttcttctgttttgagcTCTGTCCTTCCCTTACAAATAGTTTTGCTTCTACCACCATATTTCCTcttgtttgttctttcttcactgTTCCATTGAAATGATAACTTGAATGCTAAGCTTACTGTTAAGAAAACGAGCTTCACGCTGCTTCCCTCTGCTTCAAAATTTTTgtaaagaacaaggaaaaaacaggCTATGTTACTGAGACAGTATAAACCTAGACTTAGCAtctccttttcttattttgttgtAATTAGTTGGAAGTTTCTTTATACATAAAAGAATTTAACTAATATATGATCGTTTATGTAGGTCATTCTCTAATGGATTGAAGATGGAGCAATATTGAACATGCTTTTTTCATGTAAGAATTTAGTAGTCATTTGAAAACTATCCCAAAAAGTcattaacaaaaaatacaggTTATTCAGTTGCTTATTTAAGCAGACAGAGGGTAAAGAGCTGGAGGAATAAAGCTAAATCTCGGCTGTGGCAGCATTAGAAGTGCCTTGGAAACAGCTGATAGGCCATTAAAGATGATCCTGAAGTGGAGTCTGTGAGAGCAGTGATTAAATGTGGAAAGGAAGTATATATTGAAGGAGAATATTTACAAAAGTGCCCTGCTCTTTTAGCAAGGTATGTTGCaagggaaagcagctgctgaacataggcataaataaatgaaaactaagAATACAGAGGAAACTAGATGTACCGAAATCCCATGAAGTGGACTTACTGTTACATGTATATTCAATGAAACTGTTACATGTATATTCAATGAGAGAAGTGTgtacttcattttcattaagttAATGATCAGGCTGAAATGACAGGTTGAATTTAGGTAATTCATAGCAGATCTTTGACTTAGGAATTTTTAGAGGAAAGGCATAATCAAGAGTGCAAATGCTGTGAGAAAATTGGGGAATAGCAACTTTTCTACAAAGTGCACACAAATTGTATTAAGTGAAAATACAGCATGCCTTGTTTcgtgtgtatgttggaaaatACTAACAAACAGACTCTTGGGCCTGTGCTTATCTGCTGGAGAGTGTTTAAGAAAGCTTTCTCTTCTAATCATCTCGGAGGGCTGAGTATTGCATCTGTTTGGGGCCAGCTAAATTGAAATATTTgatgtaaatattttacatattaaTGCTATTGAAACAACTTTGATATGTGAGTCTAAGCAAGAGTATgttgaaatatgttttattacTTATTTTGTTCCTACTATGGAACAAAGTATAATTCCTTCCAATCTATTCAAATTAAGTTAGTACTTCATGCGCTGATATCTTGGTGTTTAGCTTTGGATCTTTGTCTTTGgatttgctttcctcctttcccattGTAGGGTCTTAGTCAGGGTCATAGTTTAATATGGTTCTCCATTAAAGTGGTTTTTTAATTGATTCTtcaacagtatttatttttgcttatcCAATGGCAGTTGGTCTAAGACCGTTATAACACAGTCACTTTAATTCCAAGTCTGCCTTGTTTCTGGGGTGTAACAGCCAAACATATATTGACTTGATTTCTGCACACAAAAGTAAGTGCTAGCACAAGACAGGCAGTGACACTGGCCAGCTTTGGCTGCAGGGATTGGCCCCTTCCTTTTGGTCTAGCATAGAAGTTAAGGCGTGTTAAAGAGGCTCATTAACTATGAGCTAAACTATACATGAACCAGGCTGTCaaagaactgtttcttttacattgattttttttcttcataaatttGTCCCATCTCTGGACACATGCATCCACTTCTGCTTTTAGAAGAGGTGTTTTCTCTTTGTACTATGGgctttttggttgttttgggttttgtaaTTGCTTTCAGGGCTATCTCCTTCAGGACCTGAAATACTTGTAGGGCTCTGTATGTGCTTGAGAGTTTCAAACTCCTTGACAATGTGCTCTGCGTGGATTTTAAAGGCACTAATATCCTTTTTTTGAGAAGGCAGGCGTGTCCGACACCTAGAGGTAGGCACGTTACATCAATGTGCCTTACTATTTACTACTACTATTTAATGGCTGctagaatataaaaataaattcctccTCTATAAAAGCTTACCATCTGATGAGTTTAAAGTCTTAAGATGAATGTGCACGCAGTATGTGAATTATTTGGGGGAAATAAAAACCTCTTTCTACTTTTGTAAAATAGTTGGTAACAATGGCAATGTAAAACCCAATAGGAATTTAAATATCACATAGAATATGCGAAGGAAAAAATCCTCCCTAGGAGATTTATTGTCACAGATCATTTGCTGGTATCTTTGTGGACTCTTGAATATGGCTGGATACAACGTTATGTTAGTAGAGGAGTTGGACGTGGCtgtgagcaacctgatgtagttgaagatgtccctgctcattgcaggggggtgggactagatgacctttaaaggtcccttccaacccaaccaattctatgattctatgatttgagATGTATTCTGGTGTTGCTCACAAAAGGAAGCTAAAGATAAATAAGGATATTGTTAAATCTTGTGAGACATACAATTACTACTTTAAACAAGCTGTTAAATAATTCTCCAATTAGCTTTAAATATATTGTTATTGCCATAGACCAATTACAGTGGGAAAGTACACAATGTTGAACAGCAAATCAGTTTTTAATTGGGAAAACAACTAAAACATTAAGTGTGCAAGTATGAAATACAATATCCTTCCAAAAGTACTATTAAAACCTATCTAGAAGAATAGTTATACTCTGCTAGAGCTCTACAGACAACAGAGTGGGTCTTTTGGGGCTGTTTGTAAGTTGAtggttgttttaaaaaaaggattaatttttaCTGGAATCAATACCGTGTGAATGCTGAGGTACCACCTTCTACAACTCCCTTTCAAAATGTCTTCAGAAGGGCAGGTTCTTCGAAGTGGCAGTGTGGATCTCCTTTCTTGCTCAGTCCATGAATGAGCACTTCGGAACACTCAACTCACCCATTTTATACCGTTGTTTAGTATGTCAGTTTGCCAGGATATTATCTCTAATCATTCACTCTTCCTCCAGAATGAACAAGCAGATCTCACTTTATGATTATGTATTTGGTTTGTGAAGCCACTTCAGATGTTCTCTCCATTTGTCGTGTGAATCAAACCCATTAATCTGATGGGATCATCATGAATGGCTTCTACGTTTGCCATGTTTTCAGCAGCCAGCTGCTCGCTATTGAGGTAAATGCCAACTTTGGAAGCCAGCATGGTGGGCTTAGgtgatctttctttttcatccccCTCTAGTGAAGGGTCTGTCTTCCTCCTTGGTTTTCTCCGTTTTCCCTTGACACTGTGATCAAGTGAGGCATAACACATCTGATTGGCAGGCTCCACCTAGAAGAAAATTCACTGTGAATTTAACATTCAGTAGTTATGCTTGCTTTAAAATTATGTCAAGACTTTGAGTATGTCTACACTGTAATCATAATAGTGGCTGAAGTTTACCCAAACTAGCTGTAAATGAACTCATTAAAACTACAAATGATTAAGTTGTggcagcacagaaaacagactAATATAACCTAGTGGTAAATGACTCATTCTAGtggcagtaagaaaaaaattcatcaaGGTATTATTGGGAAGATTCTCTATGGGAATGAGGGTAGCTTATATAATCAGTTCAAGT contains these protein-coding regions:
- the LOC104265010 gene encoding T-cell receptor-associated transmembrane adapter 1 — encoded protein: MDCHFSVWGVLAFLSLALVVSLILNISHYMKKKQEAKMYKDYEDNSPSYDDYYTEDDPVYGNLNQDILEECCYEQMKSQPQQPVNQLQVEPANQMCYASLDHSVKGKRRKPRRKTDPSLEGDEKERSPKPTMLASKVGIYLNSEQLAAENMANVEAIHDDPIRLMGLIHTTNGENI